Proteins encoded together in one Mycobacterium noviomagense window:
- a CDS encoding DUF7064 domain-containing protein has translation MPSENPAARTAQPVERPSDLTADWLTGVLQAPVTDFTVERIGTGQMSECYRIALTYAGDAAHGPKAVVLKVAATDPVSRQTGLSLGLYEREARFYRDIAPRLRGPVAPCYHAAFDASTKTFDVLLGDASPAVVGDEIRGATVEQARLAVTELAHLQGQLLGDTGLADMSWLNREAPINQALISQLYAGFLDRYGEQIAAQHRLVCDRLVDGFDAYLADESGDERIHGLVHGDYRLDNLLFGEAGSDRALTVVDWQTVTWGPALTDLAYFLGCALPVADRREHYDALLRAYHKALGGNAPLTLAEVYEGVRRQSFFGVMMAIVSSMLVERTERGDTLFLTMLQRHCEHVLDTDALAILSSAPLAPLLPAHDDESAHTATDEPLWSESWYADFADAAEGFGGWLRIGLIPNQRNAWAHALLCGPGIPTVAVSDFHVALPDDPWNLRTGTIEFSHAAVEPLQTYRVVVQAQGQSYTDPAALLRGEPGRPVDVAMELTWATDGTPYRYRLATRYEIPCMVSGRVTVDETTYTLDAVPGQRDHSWGVRDWWSMDWQWSAVHLDDGTHLHGVDIRIPGAPKLSVGYLQPKDGALTELQTVDSRETFDANGLPAAATVTVCPGDIVVSADVRGHAPLRLVAADGRVSQFPRVWATVTTADGRSGVGWLEWNRNAWHTSPT, from the coding sequence TTGCCCAGTGAAAACCCGGCCGCCCGAACCGCCCAGCCGGTCGAAAGACCAAGCGACCTCACCGCCGACTGGCTGACGGGCGTGCTGCAAGCACCCGTCACCGATTTCACCGTCGAGCGCATCGGCACGGGTCAGATGAGCGAGTGCTACCGCATTGCGCTGACCTATGCCGGCGACGCCGCGCACGGGCCGAAGGCGGTAGTGCTGAAGGTCGCCGCGACCGATCCGGTGAGCCGCCAGACCGGCCTGAGCCTGGGACTCTACGAGCGGGAAGCGCGCTTCTACCGCGACATTGCGCCGCGCCTGCGCGGGCCGGTCGCGCCGTGCTATCACGCTGCCTTCGACGCCTCGACCAAAACTTTCGATGTTTTGCTCGGCGATGCCAGCCCCGCGGTCGTCGGCGACGAAATCCGCGGCGCCACAGTGGAGCAAGCCCGGCTCGCCGTCACCGAACTTGCCCACCTGCAGGGCCAACTGCTCGGCGACACCGGCCTTGCCGACATGTCGTGGCTCAACCGCGAGGCGCCCATCAACCAGGCGCTGATCAGCCAGCTCTATGCCGGCTTCCTCGACCGCTACGGTGAGCAGATAGCGGCGCAGCACCGCCTGGTGTGCGACCGCCTCGTCGACGGATTCGACGCGTACCTTGCCGACGAATCAGGTGACGAGCGCATCCACGGCCTGGTCCACGGCGACTACCGACTGGACAACTTGCTGTTCGGTGAGGCCGGTTCCGATCGGGCCTTGACGGTGGTGGATTGGCAGACGGTCACCTGGGGGCCGGCACTGACCGACCTGGCGTACTTCCTCGGCTGTGCGCTGCCGGTCGCGGATCGTCGCGAGCACTATGACGCGCTGCTGCGCGCCTACCACAAGGCGCTCGGCGGCAACGCCCCGCTCACATTGGCTGAGGTATACGAGGGTGTGCGCCGACAAAGCTTTTTCGGCGTGATGATGGCAATCGTGTCGTCGATGCTGGTGGAACGCACCGAGCGGGGCGACACGCTGTTCCTGACCATGCTGCAACGGCATTGCGAGCACGTGCTGGACACTGACGCGCTCGCGATCCTGAGCTCGGCGCCGCTGGCGCCGCTGCTGCCGGCGCACGACGACGAGTCGGCGCACACCGCGACCGACGAACCGCTGTGGAGTGAAAGCTGGTACGCCGATTTCGCCGACGCTGCCGAGGGTTTCGGCGGTTGGTTGCGGATCGGGCTGATACCCAACCAGCGCAACGCGTGGGCGCACGCACTGTTGTGCGGCCCCGGCATCCCCACCGTCGCCGTCTCCGACTTCCACGTTGCACTACCGGACGATCCGTGGAATCTGCGAACCGGCACAATCGAATTCAGCCACGCTGCTGTCGAGCCGCTGCAGACCTACCGCGTCGTCGTGCAAGCTCAGGGTCAGTCCTACACCGACCCGGCCGCTCTGCTGCGCGGAGAACCCGGCCGCCCGGTCGACGTGGCGATGGAGTTGACGTGGGCAACGGACGGCACGCCGTACCGGTACCGGCTGGCCACGCGCTACGAAATTCCCTGCATGGTGTCCGGTCGCGTCACCGTAGACGAAACCACCTACACCCTTGACGCGGTGCCCGGCCAGCGTGACCACTCATGGGGTGTCCGCGACTGGTGGAGCATGGATTGGCAATGGAGCGCAGTGCATTTGGACGACGGCACCCATTTGCACGGCGTAGACATCCGGATTCCGGGCGCTCCCAAACTCAGTGTCGGCTACCTTCAGCCAAAAGACGGTGCCCTTACCGAGCTGCAGACGGTCGACAGTCGAGAGACGTTCGACGCCAACGGGTTACCGGCTGCCGCCACCGTGACTGTCTGTCCCGGTGATATCGTGGTGTCCGCCGATGTGCGCGGCCATGCCCCCTTACGACTGGTGGCGGCCGATGGCCGAGTGAGCCAGTTTCCACGCGTCTGGGCCACCGTCACCACAGCCGATGGCCGCAGCGGGGTTGGCTGGCTCGAATGGAACCGCAACGCATGGCACACGAGCCCGACCTGA
- a CDS encoding RAD23 family protein, with protein MRIAVLLAALLLVVGCSTVGNRAGQTTTSAPSTPGSVTAPAPSTTKSPAPSAAPQAGAPISAAIAWIEAARPADAAHYHSATRDGVTTDLGRDIAFTASGANVRCMTDAKHTGGTLSCLVHLTNPPPRPAAVYGGWRGGWVDFDGTSLQVGSGRADPGPFTAGDGAELASGQSLEFGDFRCRSDEIDVFCVNYAHRSAVRLAAAGIQPFGCLQPVPPLEGIGQKFSCSG; from the coding sequence ATGCGCATCGCCGTGCTGCTTGCAGCGTTGTTGCTGGTCGTCGGGTGTTCAACGGTCGGCAATCGTGCGGGTCAAACAACGACTTCGGCGCCGAGCACGCCCGGGAGTGTCACCGCCCCTGCGCCGTCGACCACCAAGTCGCCGGCGCCGTCTGCTGCACCGCAAGCCGGGGCGCCGATCTCTGCTGCGATCGCCTGGATCGAGGCCGCTCGTCCTGCCGACGCGGCTCACTACCACAGCGCGACGCGCGACGGCGTCACCACCGACCTCGGTCGAGACATCGCGTTCACCGCCTCCGGCGCCAACGTGCGCTGCATGACGGACGCCAAGCACACCGGCGGCACGTTGTCCTGCTTGGTCCACCTGACCAATCCCCCGCCGCGTCCGGCGGCCGTGTACGGCGGATGGCGCGGCGGCTGGGTCGATTTCGACGGCACCAGCCTGCAAGTCGGGTCTGGCCGGGCTGATCCCGGGCCGTTTACCGCCGGTGACGGAGCCGAGCTCGCGTCGGGGCAGTCACTGGAGTTCGGCGATTTCCGTTGTCGCAGCGACGAAATTGACGTGTTCTGCGTGAACTACGCGCACCGGTCAGCGGTACGGTTGGCCGCCGCTGGGATCCAGCCGTTCGGGTGTTTGCAGCCGGTGCCTCCGTTGGAAGGCATCGGGCAGAAATTCAGCTGCTCAGGATAA
- a CDS encoding carboxylesterase/lipase family protein codes for MHEHTVRAATAAGIVEGFTRDGVNRWRSIPYARPPVGPLRFRAPQPVEPWSGVRHCHGFTNCAPQQRRYTIMGLGKYQPMGEDCLTLNVVTPQAPGDTPLPVMVFIHGGGYILGSSATPLYDGVGLARRGCVYVSVNYRLGALGCLDLSSLSTPEITIDSNLFLRDLVLALRWVRDNIAAFGGDPGNVTIFGESAGAHAVATLLAVPEAKGLFQHAISESPASGMVRSREVAAQFATRFAALLGARSQDAAHALMQASPAELVVAQNRLIDQGMEQRLGAFPIGPVFGDDCLPLEPIEAMRRGKAHRVPLIVGTNADEGRLFTRFLPLLPTTEPMVEALLADTDPAARERITSAYPGYPARSACVRLGGDFAFSSAAWQIAEAHGKHAPAYLYRYDFAPRPLHWSGLGATHATELLAVFGVYRGKLGAVLTAGVDRWAALRVTSEVQRRWLAFSRTGIPGDGWPAYTEPDRAVMVFDRKSRVEFDPHPERRMAWEGFSLAQ; via the coding sequence ATGCACGAACACACCGTCCGCGCAGCCACAGCCGCCGGCATCGTCGAAGGCTTCACCCGCGACGGCGTCAATCGATGGCGCTCCATTCCCTATGCTCGCCCGCCGGTCGGGCCGCTGCGTTTCCGGGCCCCGCAGCCCGTCGAGCCATGGTCGGGCGTGCGCCACTGCCATGGATTCACCAACTGCGCACCGCAGCAACGCCGTTACACGATCATGGGGTTAGGCAAGTACCAGCCGATGGGCGAGGACTGCCTGACTCTGAACGTGGTGACGCCACAAGCACCCGGCGACACGCCGCTGCCTGTCATGGTTTTCATTCACGGCGGCGGCTACATCCTGGGCAGCTCGGCCACGCCGCTGTACGACGGTGTCGGGCTGGCCCGGCGAGGTTGTGTGTACGTGTCGGTCAACTATCGGCTCGGTGCGCTCGGGTGTCTGGACCTGTCGTCGCTGTCCACACCGGAGATCACCATCGACAGCAACCTCTTTCTGCGCGATCTGGTGCTGGCGTTGCGCTGGGTCCGCGACAACATCGCGGCATTCGGCGGCGACCCCGGCAACGTGACGATCTTCGGGGAAAGCGCCGGTGCACATGCCGTCGCCACACTGTTGGCGGTACCGGAAGCCAAAGGCCTTTTCCAGCATGCCATTTCAGAAAGCCCGGCCAGTGGGATGGTGCGCTCGCGTGAGGTGGCGGCCCAGTTTGCCACCCGGTTCGCGGCACTGCTGGGTGCGCGCAGTCAAGACGCCGCGCACGCGCTGATGCAGGCGTCGCCGGCCGAGCTGGTGGTGGCTCAGAACCGCTTGATCGACCAGGGCATGGAACAGCGGCTGGGCGCGTTTCCCATCGGTCCGGTGTTCGGCGACGACTGTCTGCCGCTGGAGCCGATCGAGGCCATGCGCCGCGGCAAGGCGCACCGAGTGCCGCTGATCGTGGGCACCAATGCCGACGAGGGCCGGCTTTTCACCCGCTTCCTGCCGCTGCTGCCGACCACCGAACCGATGGTCGAGGCGCTGCTGGCCGACACCGATCCGGCTGCGCGGGAACGCATTACGTCCGCGTATCCGGGCTATCCCGCTCGCTCCGCGTGTGTGCGCCTTGGCGGCGACTTCGCCTTTAGCTCGGCCGCCTGGCAGATCGCCGAGGCGCACGGCAAGCATGCGCCTGCCTATCTGTACCGATACGACTTCGCGCCCCGACCACTGCACTGGTCGGGGCTGGGAGCCACCCATGCCACCGAGCTGCTCGCGGTCTTCGGTGTCTACCGCGGCAAATTGGGCGCGGTGCTGACTGCCGGTGTCGACCGGTGGGCCGCACTCCGTGTCACCAGCGAGGTACAGCGCCGCTGGCTTGCCTTCAGCCGCACCGGGATACCGGGCGATGGCTGGCCCGCCTACACCGAGCCGGACCGGGCGGTGATGGTGTTCGACCGCAAGTCACGCGTCGAATTCGACCCGCATCCCGAGCGCCGCATGGCGTGGGAGGGCTTCTCGCTTGCCCAGTGA